A single region of the Elizabethkingia sp. JS20170427COW genome encodes:
- a CDS encoding PD-(D/E)XK nuclease family protein: MSEIQEHSFLTKIVEHILTSGKPLQHYTIVLPGKRPAVFIKRILSHKNYRGILPKFITIDELITEISALQSISGIPLWLLSYKVYQDSGVQQESLQNFLKWYPTLLKDWDDILKFTEDGDKVLDFMHSDERIKNWGETLGEDQLRKKHYTFWKKANTFLPALKQSLLKEGLGTSGIIHEKVKKEVNLFIEKTEDFFLFCGFNAFTLLEKKLIKGLLQAGKADCFFQADRYYFDDTKQEAGKFLRENSKWKEFNDQHPFSWIDQHFEEEKNIEVYEVSGNIAQTKVLPQVLKNLQQDNKELSHTAIVLMDENILPPTLASIKSTVKSLNITMGFPLKNLSFSIAMKKLFYLQKQLMKSRSSYYHADLTPILEEMPANDEDLEIIRVFIKKIKEKNMVYISSEDFKNLLGGLSYFNLLCKPNSAIEYLEALINFCKNSKLQKISDIDFENISSFESAFVSLRNQLLQYNFLIEIETLEVLIHQMVSSETIDFEGEPLSGLQVMGLLETRLLNFENIILLSVNEGKIPLGRSQNTYLPFDVRRKFGLNTYLENDSIYAYHFYRLIQEAKNVHIVYNGLSSGLNTGERSRFVTQIEMESSHTIHNHVVESVSQPIEDQPIEFSKSDFVKAKLAEWKNRISPSHLTSYLYNPVNFYLQKILGLTDQEELEEEVTSRNYGNLVHYTLEKIYSQLLNKKLEARDIIPLKAKIEDYLNEVIVQKMNNSLSYYDKGMNYIHKTIAKKTIENILQYDIDALEAGSNLEILAIEKQLKGDFQLSKDEKVSFYGYADRIDRMDGVLRILDYKTSDIKYISMKNDGKSDINTVLNDEKYKQLIQLAIYSYCILQDPEIKDGEVQCGIWSFKKPSNGPGFLSIDGCEFIDTQNIQLPMLSIRTIIKEILNPDIDFIEKKRKDSFFNI; encoded by the coding sequence ATGTCTGAAATCCAAGAACATAGCTTCTTAACCAAGATTGTAGAGCATATCCTAACTTCAGGAAAGCCTCTTCAGCACTATACCATAGTATTACCAGGGAAAAGGCCTGCGGTATTTATCAAGAGAATTTTATCTCACAAAAACTATAGAGGAATTCTACCAAAATTCATCACAATTGATGAGTTGATTACCGAAATATCCGCACTACAATCTATTTCAGGGATCCCTTTATGGCTACTGTCGTATAAAGTTTATCAAGACTCGGGAGTACAACAGGAAAGCCTTCAGAATTTCCTAAAATGGTATCCTACTTTATTGAAAGATTGGGATGATATTCTAAAATTCACAGAAGATGGAGATAAGGTTTTGGACTTCATGCATTCCGATGAAAGGATAAAAAACTGGGGAGAAACCTTAGGAGAAGACCAGTTGAGAAAGAAACATTATACCTTCTGGAAAAAAGCCAATACTTTTCTCCCAGCTCTAAAGCAATCTCTTTTGAAAGAAGGCTTAGGAACTTCTGGAATTATCCATGAGAAAGTGAAAAAAGAGGTAAATCTTTTTATAGAAAAAACAGAAGATTTCTTCTTATTCTGTGGGTTTAATGCATTTACTTTGCTCGAAAAAAAGCTGATTAAAGGCCTTTTACAAGCTGGGAAGGCTGATTGCTTTTTCCAAGCAGACCGATATTATTTTGATGATACCAAACAAGAGGCAGGAAAGTTTTTAAGAGAAAACTCCAAGTGGAAGGAGTTTAATGACCAACATCCTTTTTCTTGGATAGATCAGCATTTTGAAGAGGAAAAGAATATAGAAGTTTATGAAGTTTCTGGGAATATAGCTCAAACCAAAGTATTGCCTCAAGTTCTTAAAAACCTTCAGCAGGACAATAAAGAGCTTAGCCATACCGCCATTGTTTTGATGGATGAAAATATCCTTCCTCCTACCTTGGCTAGTATTAAAAGCACAGTAAAAAGCCTCAATATTACCATGGGCTTTCCGCTGAAGAACTTGTCCTTTAGCATTGCGATGAAGAAGCTTTTCTATCTTCAGAAACAGCTGATGAAGAGTCGCTCTTCCTATTACCATGCAGACCTTACTCCTATCTTAGAAGAGATGCCTGCAAATGATGAGGATCTTGAAATCATTAGGGTATTTATCAAGAAGATAAAAGAAAAAAATATGGTTTATATTTCTTCCGAAGATTTTAAAAACCTATTGGGAGGTCTTTCATATTTCAATCTTTTATGCAAACCCAACTCAGCTATAGAATATCTAGAAGCCCTTATCAACTTTTGTAAAAACAGCAAATTACAAAAGATATCGGATATCGATTTTGAGAATATTTCTAGTTTTGAGAGCGCTTTCGTGAGTTTAAGAAATCAACTATTACAATATAACTTCTTAATAGAAATAGAAACTTTAGAAGTCTTAATCCACCAAATGGTAAGCTCTGAAACGATAGATTTCGAGGGAGAACCTCTTTCAGGACTTCAGGTAATGGGACTTTTAGAAACACGTTTGCTGAATTTTGAAAACATTATTCTATTATCGGTAAACGAAGGGAAAATACCTCTAGGAAGAAGCCAAAACACCTATTTGCCTTTCGATGTACGAAGAAAATTTGGACTAAATACCTACTTAGAAAACGATTCTATTTATGCCTATCACTTTTACCGCTTAATTCAAGAGGCTAAAAATGTACATATTGTTTATAATGGATTAAGTTCAGGATTAAACACAGGGGAAAGAAGTAGATTTGTAACTCAAATAGAAATGGAAAGCTCTCATACCATTCACAATCACGTGGTAGAAAGTGTTTCTCAGCCAATAGAAGATCAACCTATAGAATTTAGTAAATCCGATTTTGTAAAAGCTAAATTAGCAGAATGGAAAAACAGAATATCTCCTTCTCACCTTACTTCATATCTTTATAATCCTGTAAATTTTTATCTTCAAAAAATTCTGGGATTAACCGATCAAGAAGAATTGGAAGAGGAAGTTACTTCTCGTAATTATGGGAATCTCGTTCACTATACTTTAGAAAAAATCTATTCTCAACTATTAAATAAAAAACTTGAAGCTCGAGATATTATTCCATTAAAAGCTAAAATTGAAGACTATCTTAACGAGGTAATTGTCCAGAAGATGAATAATTCCTTATCTTATTATGATAAAGGGATGAATTATATTCATAAAACCATTGCAAAAAAGACAATAGAAAATATCCTTCAATATGATATTGATGCTTTGGAAGCTGGGAGTAATTTAGAAATTTTAGCCATAGAAAAACAATTAAAAGGTGATTTTCAACTTTCTAAAGACGAGAAGGTTTCCTTTTATGGTTATGCAGATAGAATCGATCGTATGGATGGGGTTTTAAGAATTCTAGATTATAAAACTTCTGATATTAAATATATTTCCATGAAAAATGATGGGAAATCTGATATTAATACAGTCCTTAATGATGAAAAATACAAGCAGCTAATACAACTTGCAATCTACTCTTATTGTATTTTACAAGACCCTGAAATAAAGGATGGGGAAGTGCAATGTGGGATTTGGAGCTTTAAAAAGCCTAGCAATGGCCCTGGTTTTTTATCAATTGATGGATGCGAGTTTATCGATACTCAAAACATACAATTACCCATGTTATCTATAAGAACTATTATTAAAGAAATACTAAATCCCGATATAGATTTTATAGAAAAAAAACGAAAAGATTCTTTTTTTAATATATAA
- a CDS encoding DUF4268 domain-containing protein, producing MFSKEEAAQLKKDFWTAFGKSFPRKWLLYNTKIKDFAFKFYVDNKKAEVSLDIEMKEDIFRLAYFDKIWSLEDILKNEFIPDAILEQNFYLDNGKVISRIWVTKDNVSVFNQKTWQEIFEFFVEKMTAFEYFFYEYEDFIKDV from the coding sequence ATGTTTTCTAAAGAAGAAGCAGCTCAGCTAAAAAAAGATTTTTGGACCGCTTTTGGGAAAAGCTTTCCCAGAAAATGGCTCTTATACAATACTAAAATTAAAGATTTTGCCTTCAAATTCTACGTAGATAATAAAAAGGCAGAGGTATCTTTGGATATAGAGATGAAGGAAGATATTTTCCGATTGGCGTATTTTGATAAAATATGGTCTTTAGAGGATATTCTTAAAAATGAATTTATCCCTGATGCTATCCTAGAACAAAATTTTTACCTTGATAATGGTAAAGTAATTAGCAGGATATGGGTAACCAAAGATAATGTAAGTGTTTTCAACCAAAAGACTTGGCAAGAAATCTTTGAATTTTTTGTTGAGAAGATGACTGCTTTCGAATATTTTTTTTACGAATACGAAGATTTTATAAAAGATGTCTGA
- a CDS encoding DNA gyrase/topoisomerase IV subunit A: MEDYPQNSHSEDSLKKISGLYQDWFLDYASYVILDRAIPSIYDGLKPVQRRIMHSMRELEDGRYNKVANIVGNTMKYHPHGDASITDAMVQIGQKELLIDCQGNWGNIFTGDSAAAARYIEARLTPFALEVVFNPKTTQWTKSYDGRNNEPIDLPVKFPLLLAQGVEGIGVGLSTKILPHNFNELIQASIAYLKNKNFQLFPDFITEGLIDVSEYNDGQRGGKVRVRAKIAQRDKHTLVISELPFSKCTGDLIDSIIKANEKGKIKIKKIEDNTSDKVEILIHLHPDMSPDKTIDALYAFTDCQVTISPNACVIVGDKPVFLSVSEILKRNTDHTVQLIKTELEIELKELQESWHFASLERIFIENKVYREIEEQETWEDVISAIDQGLKPFTKHLLRAVTEDDIVKLTEIRIKRISKFDLNKAKENIEALEGKMEMVNHHLANLISYVIEYFQNIQKKYGKDKTRRTEIRIFDTIDAAKVAVANEKFYANFAEGFIGTSLKKDEYLFDCSDIDDIIIFRKDGTMQVTKVESKTFVGKNILHVGIWKKNDKRTIYNMIYREGKEGPYYMKRFSVTAVIRNNEYALASAKKGSEVLYFSANPNGEAEIVNVLLKPSARIRKNKIEIDFSELAIKGRDSKGNLVTKYPVKKIDLKEEGISTLAPRKIWFDDAVRRLNADGRGTYLGSFKGDDKILLVSSKGEAKLVNFDLSNRFDDEYLILEKWKSDRALACIYYDADKERYFLKRFVLENTNSPQVFYSSEHPKSFIEWVSTDANASAEIIFSKVKGVEKDPEWININEFITIKGIKAIGNQLSKDKIKNINIHVPEVEEIEEEEEETSEKEMEDDGEGTIGSLF, from the coding sequence ATGGAAGATTACCCACAAAATTCTCACTCCGAGGATAGTTTAAAAAAAATATCAGGCCTTTACCAAGATTGGTTTCTAGATTATGCTTCCTATGTAATTCTAGATAGGGCCATTCCCTCTATTTATGATGGGTTAAAACCCGTACAACGCAGGATTATGCATTCTATGCGAGAGCTAGAAGATGGTCGGTACAATAAAGTAGCCAACATTGTAGGGAATACCATGAAGTATCACCCACACGGAGATGCTTCCATTACAGACGCAATGGTGCAAATAGGTCAAAAAGAGCTTTTAATAGACTGCCAAGGAAACTGGGGAAATATTTTCACAGGAGATAGTGCAGCAGCAGCACGTTATATAGAAGCAAGGCTTACTCCTTTTGCTTTAGAAGTGGTTTTTAACCCCAAAACTACACAATGGACCAAATCTTATGATGGTAGAAATAACGAGCCTATCGATCTTCCTGTAAAATTCCCATTATTATTAGCTCAAGGAGTTGAGGGGATTGGGGTAGGACTTTCTACTAAAATATTACCTCACAATTTTAACGAGCTCATCCAAGCTTCAATCGCCTATCTTAAAAATAAGAATTTCCAGTTATTTCCAGATTTTATTACCGAAGGTCTTATAGATGTTTCCGAGTATAACGATGGACAACGAGGGGGAAAAGTAAGAGTAAGAGCTAAGATTGCTCAACGAGACAAGCACACTTTGGTTATCTCGGAGCTTCCTTTTTCAAAATGTACAGGAGACCTTATCGATAGTATTATCAAGGCAAATGAAAAAGGGAAAATTAAAATCAAAAAAATTGAAGATAATACTTCTGATAAAGTAGAAATCTTAATCCACTTGCATCCAGACATGTCTCCAGATAAGACCATAGATGCCCTTTATGCATTTACGGATTGCCAAGTAACCATTTCTCCTAATGCTTGCGTTATCGTGGGGGATAAGCCTGTGTTTTTAAGTGTTTCGGAAATTCTGAAAAGGAACACAGATCATACCGTACAGTTGATAAAAACTGAGCTTGAAATAGAACTAAAAGAATTACAAGAAAGCTGGCATTTTGCCTCATTAGAACGTATTTTTATTGAAAATAAAGTATACCGGGAAATTGAAGAACAAGAAACATGGGAAGATGTAATTTCTGCTATAGATCAAGGGTTGAAACCTTTTACCAAACATCTGCTAAGAGCGGTTACAGAAGATGATATTGTAAAACTTACCGAAATCCGAATTAAAAGAATTTCAAAATTCGACCTTAACAAAGCGAAAGAAAATATTGAAGCTTTAGAAGGAAAAATGGAAATGGTAAACCATCATCTTGCAAACCTAATCAGCTATGTTATCGAATATTTCCAAAATATACAGAAGAAATACGGCAAAGACAAAACAAGAAGAACCGAAATTAGGATTTTTGATACCATAGATGCCGCAAAAGTTGCCGTAGCCAATGAGAAATTCTACGCCAACTTTGCAGAAGGCTTTATTGGTACTTCATTAAAGAAAGACGAATACCTTTTCGATTGTTCGGATATCGATGACATCATTATCTTCAGAAAAGATGGTACTATGCAAGTTACCAAAGTAGAGTCCAAAACCTTTGTAGGAAAAAATATTCTACACGTAGGCATTTGGAAAAAGAATGACAAGCGTACCATTTATAATATGATTTATCGCGAAGGCAAGGAAGGACCTTATTACATGAAGCGTTTTTCGGTGACAGCGGTAATTCGGAATAATGAATATGCCCTAGCTTCTGCAAAAAAAGGTTCGGAAGTATTATACTTTTCTGCCAACCCTAATGGTGAAGCTGAGATTGTAAATGTATTACTAAAACCAAGCGCTAGGATTAGAAAAAACAAAATCGAAATCGATTTTTCTGAACTGGCTATAAAAGGAAGAGACTCCAAAGGAAATTTAGTAACCAAATATCCAGTAAAGAAAATAGACCTAAAAGAAGAAGGCATTTCTACACTGGCTCCACGTAAAATATGGTTTGATGACGCTGTCAGAAGACTTAATGCCGATGGTAGAGGAACTTATTTAGGCTCTTTTAAAGGAGATGACAAAATACTGCTCGTAAGTTCTAAAGGTGAGGCTAAATTGGTTAATTTCGATCTATCCAACCGCTTTGATGATGAATATCTTATTCTAGAAAAGTGGAAAAGCGACAGAGCGTTGGCTTGTATTTACTACGATGCAGATAAGGAAAGATATTTCTTAAAGAGATTTGTATTGGAAAATACCAATAGCCCTCAAGTTTTCTATTCTTCTGAACACCCTAAATCTTTTATAGAATGGGTGAGTACAGATGCTAATGCTTCTGCCGAAATTATATTTAGCAAGGTAAAAGGTGTGGAGAAAGATCCAGAATGGATTAATATTAACGAATTTATTACCATTAAAGGGATAAAAGCAATAGGTAACCAGCTCTCCAAAGATAAAATTAAAAATATCAACATCCATGTTCCCGAAGTTGAGGAAATAGAAGAAGAGGAAGAAGAAACCTCAGAAAAAGAGATGGAAGATGATGGAGAAGGAACAATAGGCAGTTTATTTTAA
- a CDS encoding DNA topoisomerase IV subunit B: protein MPENFTTNYTEENIRSLDWQEHVRLRPGMYIGKLGDGSSADDGIYILLKEILDNSIDEFKMNAGKRIEIKLSDGKIVVRDYGRGIPLGSVVNAVSKMNTGGKYDSKAFKKSVGLNGVGTKAVNALSTYFKVKSVRDNVAKIAEFSKGVITENHPEVEVSERNGTEITFIPDEEIFNNFKFRKEYIEKMLKNYSYLNSGLKIVFNGQIFFSENGLKDLLQDEIDGDILYPIIHLKDEDIEVAITHSDKSQSETYFSFVNGQNTTQGGTHLNAFREAFVKTVREFYNKNFDASDIRKSIIAAVSIKVEEPVFESQTKTKLGSNEMGPGLVTVRTFVNDFLKNKLDNFFHKNPETTEALLKKIIISEKERKELSGIQKLARERAKKVSLHNKKLRDCRQHYNDQKADRKSETMIFITEGDSASGSITKSRDVETQAVFSLKGKPLNSYGLTKKVVYENEEFNLLQAALNIEHSLEDLRYNQVIIATDADVDGMHIRLLMITFFLQFFPDLIKNGHLFILQTPLFRVRNKKETRYCYSEAERIKALQELGKNPEITRFKGLGEISPEEFKHFIGKDIRLEPVVVGKDLPIDKLLEFYMGKNTPDRQSFILENLVIEEDIKTKEVI from the coding sequence ATGCCCGAAAATTTTACTACAAATTATACCGAAGAAAATATCCGATCTCTAGATTGGCAAGAGCATGTAAGGCTTCGTCCCGGCATGTATATTGGGAAATTAGGAGACGGATCTTCTGCTGATGATGGTATTTATATCTTATTAAAAGAAATCTTAGACAATTCCATTGATGAGTTTAAGATGAATGCAGGAAAACGTATCGAAATTAAGCTAAGCGACGGGAAAATCGTTGTGAGAGACTATGGCCGAGGGATTCCCTTGGGGAGCGTTGTAAATGCAGTCTCGAAGATGAATACCGGAGGAAAATATGATTCCAAGGCCTTTAAAAAATCTGTAGGACTTAATGGGGTAGGTACCAAAGCGGTAAATGCACTTTCTACTTATTTTAAGGTAAAATCAGTAAGAGATAATGTAGCAAAGATAGCCGAATTTAGCAAAGGAGTTATCACCGAAAACCACCCTGAAGTTGAAGTATCCGAACGCAATGGGACAGAAATTACCTTTATCCCAGATGAAGAAATTTTCAATAACTTCAAATTCAGAAAAGAGTATATTGAGAAAATGTTGAAAAACTATTCTTATCTCAATTCTGGATTAAAAATAGTTTTTAATGGCCAAATCTTTTTCTCAGAAAACGGTTTAAAGGATCTTTTACAAGATGAAATAGACGGCGATATTCTTTACCCTATCATTCATCTAAAAGATGAAGATATAGAAGTAGCAATTACCCATTCGGATAAATCGCAATCCGAGACCTATTTTTCCTTCGTTAACGGACAAAATACAACCCAAGGAGGTACTCACCTAAATGCCTTTCGCGAAGCTTTTGTAAAAACCGTAAGGGAGTTTTATAATAAGAATTTTGATGCTTCAGATATTAGAAAATCTATTATTGCTGCAGTATCCATAAAAGTTGAAGAACCTGTTTTTGAATCTCAAACCAAAACTAAATTGGGAAGTAATGAGATGGGACCAGGCCTTGTAACTGTACGTACTTTTGTAAACGATTTTTTAAAGAATAAACTAGATAACTTTTTCCATAAAAATCCAGAAACCACAGAGGCTTTATTGAAGAAGATTATCATCTCCGAAAAAGAAAGAAAAGAACTTTCAGGAATCCAGAAATTAGCGAGAGAAAGAGCTAAGAAAGTTTCTTTGCATAATAAAAAATTAAGAGATTGCCGACAGCATTATAACGACCAAAAGGCAGACCGTAAGTCAGAAACCATGATCTTTATTACCGAGGGAGATTCTGCATCGGGTTCTATCACCAAAAGTAGGGATGTGGAAACCCAAGCGGTATTTAGCTTGAAGGGTAAGCCTCTCAACAGTTATGGGCTAACCAAAAAAGTGGTTTATGAAAATGAAGAGTTTAATCTACTTCAAGCAGCACTTAATATCGAACATAGTTTAGAAGATCTTCGCTACAACCAAGTAATAATAGCAACCGATGCCGATGTGGATGGGATGCATATCCGCTTGTTAATGATTACATTCTTCTTACAATTCTTTCCAGATTTAATTAAAAATGGACACTTGTTTATTTTACAAACACCTTTGTTCAGAGTAAGAAATAAAAAAGAAACACGCTATTGTTACTCGGAGGCAGAAAGGATAAAAGCTCTGCAAGAATTAGGAAAAAACCCCGAAATTACTCGATTTAAAGGTTTAGGGGAAATTTCTCCCGAAGAGTTTAAACATTTTATAGGGAAAGATATAAGACTGGAGCCCGTAGTCGTCGGAAAAGATTTACCTATTGATAAGCTTTTGGAATTCTACATGGGGAAAAACACTCCAGATAGACAAAGTTTTATATTAGAAAACCTTGTAATAGAAGAGGATATTAAAACAAAAGAAGTAATTTAA
- the guaA gene encoding glutamine-hydrolyzing GMP synthase has product MERGIIILDFGSQYNQLIGRRVREMGVYSEIIPYFTPIEEIKEKNPVGIILSGGPSSVNSEDAHLVSKEIFELGIPVLGICYGMQLTAHLLGGKVTKGEKAEYGKSTLEITQSCALFQGVKDNSIAWMSHFDEVSIAPEGFEVVAKSGVIAAMANEDKKVYTVQFHPEVSHTEEGNKMLENFVLHICKSEKNWKLTNYIERTVAEIKEKVGDQKVILGLSGGVDSSVAAVLIHKAIGDQLTCIFVDTGLLRKDEAKKVMENYGEHFHMNIKLVDASGRFLSKLAGVDDPEAKRKIIGNEFIAVFDEESHKIEGAKFLAQGTIYPDVIESQSVKGPSAVIKSHHNVGGLPEDMEFELLEPLRELFKDEVRKVGEELGIPHHLVHRHPFPGPGLGIRVLGAVDAEKVRILQEADDIFIEELYKNDLYNKVSQAFVVLLPVKSVGVMGDERTYEYTAVVRSANTIDFMTATWSKLPYEFLETVSNRIINEVRGINRVAYDISSKPPATIEWE; this is encoded by the coding sequence ATGGAAAGAGGAATAATAATATTAGATTTTGGCTCTCAGTATAACCAACTGATTGGCCGAAGAGTAAGAGAAATGGGTGTGTATTCGGAAATCATCCCTTATTTTACTCCTATCGAAGAAATAAAAGAAAAAAATCCAGTAGGGATTATCCTCTCAGGAGGCCCTTCTTCTGTTAATTCTGAAGATGCTCACTTGGTTTCTAAAGAAATTTTTGAACTAGGGATCCCTGTATTAGGAATCTGCTACGGAATGCAACTTACAGCTCACCTTTTGGGAGGTAAAGTAACCAAAGGTGAAAAAGCAGAGTATGGTAAATCTACTTTGGAAATAACCCAGTCATGTGCCCTATTCCAAGGGGTTAAAGATAATTCTATTGCATGGATGAGCCACTTTGATGAAGTATCCATAGCTCCAGAAGGTTTTGAAGTTGTAGCAAAATCAGGAGTGATTGCTGCAATGGCTAATGAGGATAAAAAGGTATATACCGTACAATTTCACCCCGAGGTTTCCCATACCGAAGAAGGAAATAAAATGTTAGAGAACTTTGTTCTTCATATCTGTAAATCTGAAAAAAATTGGAAACTTACCAATTATATCGAGAGAACAGTTGCTGAAATCAAAGAAAAAGTAGGAGACCAGAAAGTAATTTTAGGCTTATCAGGAGGGGTAGATTCTTCAGTTGCTGCTGTACTTATCCATAAAGCTATCGGAGACCAACTTACTTGCATCTTTGTAGATACAGGTTTGTTAAGAAAAGACGAAGCCAAAAAAGTAATGGAAAACTATGGAGAACATTTCCATATGAACATTAAATTGGTGGACGCTTCAGGTAGATTCTTATCAAAATTAGCAGGAGTAGATGATCCTGAAGCTAAAAGAAAAATTATCGGTAATGAATTTATTGCAGTTTTCGATGAAGAATCCCATAAAATAGAAGGAGCTAAGTTTTTAGCACAAGGTACTATTTACCCTGATGTAATCGAATCTCAATCGGTAAAAGGACCTTCAGCGGTAATTAAATCTCACCACAATGTAGGAGGACTTCCAGAAGATATGGAATTTGAACTTCTTGAGCCGCTTCGCGAATTATTTAAAGATGAAGTAAGAAAAGTAGGTGAAGAGCTGGGTATCCCTCACCATTTGGTACACCGCCATCCATTCCCAGGCCCAGGGTTAGGGATTAGAGTTCTAGGTGCTGTGGATGCTGAAAAAGTAAGAATCCTACAAGAAGCCGATGATATTTTTATAGAAGAGTTGTATAAAAATGACTTGTACAATAAAGTTTCCCAAGCTTTTGTAGTGCTTCTACCGGTAAAATCTGTTGGAGTAATGGGAGATGAAAGGACTTATGAATACACTGCTGTAGTGCGTTCTGCCAATACCATCGATTTTATGACGGCTACATGGAGCAAACTTCCTTACGAGTTTTTAGAAACTGTTTCTAACAGAATTATTAACGAAGTAAGAGGAATCAACCGTGTTGCTTACGACATCTCAAGCAAACCACCTGCAACCATAGAGTGGGAATAA
- the purD gene encoding phosphoribosylamine--glycine ligase produces the protein MRVLVVGNGGREAAIGWKLKQDPRVTKIFFSKGNASTEEYGENIFEESIPELVEFATREHIDLTIVGPEAPLVEGIVDEFKVAGLNIFGPGARAASLEGSKAFSKRFMLENGIKTAKAKVFEVYQDAIDYVKEHSFPLVVKASGLAGGKGVVICEDLEQAEATIHDFMIRRIYGDSGIQVVIEEYLQGFEASIICFSNGEELFPCIPVKDYKKVGEGDTGLNTGGMGTVAPSPEFNGMHYADFERNIMFPTVKALKKEGLGFKGFIFFGLMVTNQGCYLLEYNMRLGDPETQVLLPLMENKLIDVINDCLGGKAPELKFKEQKAVCVVMVSGGYPRNIEKGIEIAGVEKLDTLCLLAGARKSGGKYLTTGGRVVNVIGTGDSYEDARKVAYDNIKKISFDYGFYRHDIGQIVPPKTKK, from the coding sequence ATGCGAGTACTAGTCGTTGGTAATGGAGGACGTGAGGCAGCTATAGGCTGGAAGCTGAAACAAGATCCTAGAGTAACTAAAATCTTCTTTTCTAAAGGAAATGCATCTACTGAAGAGTATGGTGAAAACATTTTTGAGGAAAGCATCCCCGAGTTGGTAGAATTTGCCACCAGAGAACATATCGACCTTACCATTGTAGGGCCTGAAGCTCCTTTGGTAGAAGGGATTGTAGATGAATTTAAAGTTGCAGGGCTTAATATTTTTGGGCCAGGAGCAAGAGCCGCTTCTTTGGAGGGTTCTAAGGCTTTCTCTAAAAGATTTATGCTCGAAAATGGCATCAAAACAGCAAAGGCTAAGGTTTTTGAAGTTTACCAAGATGCTATTGATTATGTTAAAGAACACAGCTTCCCTTTAGTAGTAAAAGCAAGTGGATTAGCAGGCGGTAAAGGCGTTGTGATTTGTGAAGATCTAGAACAAGCAGAAGCTACCATTCATGATTTTATGATTCGCCGTATCTACGGAGATTCAGGAATCCAAGTGGTTATTGAAGAATACTTACAAGGTTTTGAAGCTTCTATCATCTGTTTCTCTAATGGAGAAGAGCTTTTCCCTTGTATCCCTGTAAAAGACTACAAAAAAGTAGGAGAAGGCGATACAGGTCTCAATACAGGAGGTATGGGTACTGTAGCTCCAAGCCCAGAGTTTAACGGAATGCACTATGCTGATTTCGAGAGAAATATCATGTTCCCAACAGTAAAAGCACTTAAAAAAGAAGGACTAGGATTTAAAGGATTTATCTTCTTTGGACTTATGGTAACCAACCAAGGATGCTATTTACTAGAGTACAATATGCGTTTAGGAGATCCTGAAACTCAAGTACTTTTACCTTTAATGGAAAACAAATTAATCGACGTTATCAACGATTGTCTTGGAGGAAAAGCTCCTGAGCTTAAATTCAAAGAGCAAAAGGCAGTTTGCGTAGTGATGGTTTCTGGTGGATATCCTAGAAATATAGAAAAAGGTATTGAGATTGCAGGAGTTGAAAAGCTAGATACGCTTTGCCTTTTAGCAGGTGCTAGAAAATCTGGAGGAAAATATTTAACTACAGGAGGTAGAGTAGTAAATGTTATTGGTACTGGAGATTCTTACGAAGATGCTAGAAAAGTAGCCTATGATAATATCAAAAAGATATCTTTCGATTACGGCTTTTACAGACATGACATAGGACAAATCGTCCCTCCTAAAACAAAAAAATAA